Proteins encoded in a region of the Pseudomonas viciae genome:
- a CDS encoding SulP family inorganic anion transporter encodes MRAAQLKAVVPRELLASVVVFLVALPLCMGIAIASGLPPAKGLITGIIGGLVVGFLAGSKLQVSGPAAGLAVLVFELVRQHGVAMLGPILLLAGLLQLLAGRFRLGCWFRVTAPAVVYGMLAGIGVLIVLSQVHVMLDAAPKPSGLDNLAAFPAAVAQALPSFGWQAGLLGLSTIAVMWLWEKFRPHSLRFVPGALLGVGLTTVASLMLALQVKRVEVPQNLTEAIDWLRPADLLNLADPSLLIAAFAVAFIASAETLLSAAAVDRMHSGERADFDRELSAQGIGNMLCGLLGALPMTGVIVRSSANVQAGATTRMSTIFHGLWLLLFVLLLSSVLQSIPVASLAGVLVYTGFKLVDLKAFRSLGRYGRMPMFTYAATALAIIFTDLLTGVLIGFGLTLAKLAWKASRLKISLIDLPQEGEMELRLVGAATFLKVPALTQVLGAIPTGATVHVPLNNLSYIDHSCLELLEEWGRANASKGSKLLIESHGLKRRLEGRLRTTVGVGAAST; translated from the coding sequence ATGCGTGCTGCTCAATTAAAAGCTGTTGTGCCACGGGAGCTATTGGCTTCGGTGGTTGTATTTCTGGTGGCGCTGCCCTTGTGCATGGGCATTGCCATCGCGTCTGGCCTGCCGCCGGCCAAGGGCTTGATCACTGGCATCATCGGTGGCCTGGTGGTGGGTTTCCTGGCCGGCTCAAAGCTTCAGGTCAGTGGCCCGGCCGCCGGGTTGGCGGTGCTGGTCTTCGAACTGGTGCGCCAGCATGGCGTGGCGATGCTCGGGCCGATTCTGTTGCTGGCGGGTCTTCTGCAACTGTTGGCCGGGCGCTTTCGCCTGGGCTGCTGGTTCCGGGTCACCGCGCCTGCGGTGGTCTACGGCATGCTCGCGGGTATCGGTGTGCTGATCGTACTGTCCCAGGTCCATGTAATGCTCGACGCGGCGCCCAAGCCTTCAGGGCTGGATAACCTGGCGGCATTCCCTGCGGCTGTGGCCCAGGCGTTGCCGTCCTTTGGCTGGCAGGCCGGCCTGCTCGGTTTGTCGACGATTGCGGTGATGTGGCTGTGGGAAAAGTTTCGCCCCCACAGCCTGCGCTTCGTTCCCGGCGCTCTGCTCGGCGTAGGCCTGACGACCGTTGCCAGTCTGATGCTGGCTTTGCAGGTCAAACGTGTGGAAGTACCCCAGAACCTCACCGAAGCCATTGATTGGCTGCGCCCTGCCGATCTGCTGAACCTGGCCGACCCCTCGCTACTGATCGCCGCGTTCGCCGTGGCCTTCATTGCCAGCGCCGAAACCCTGTTGTCGGCCGCCGCGGTGGATCGCATGCACAGCGGTGAACGTGCGGACTTTGACCGGGAACTGTCGGCTCAAGGTATCGGCAATATGCTCTGCGGCCTGCTCGGCGCGCTGCCGATGACCGGCGTGATCGTGCGCAGCTCGGCCAACGTCCAGGCCGGCGCCACCACGCGGATGTCGACGATTTTCCACGGTCTGTGGCTGTTGCTCTTCGTGCTGTTGCTGTCCAGCGTGCTGCAAAGCATTCCGGTGGCGAGCCTGGCGGGTGTGCTGGTGTACACCGGTTTCAAACTGGTGGATCTCAAGGCGTTTCGCAGCCTGGGCCGTTATGGCCGGATGCCAATGTTCACCTATGCCGCGACGGCCCTGGCAATCATCTTCACCGACCTGCTGACCGGCGTGCTGATCGGTTTCGGCCTGACCCTGGCGAAACTGGCCTGGAAAGCTTCGCGGCTGAAAATCAGCCTGATCGATCTGCCCCAGGAAGGTGAGATGGAATTGCGGCTGGTGGGGGCGGCAACCTTTCTCAAGGTTCCGGCACTGACTCAGGTGCTGGGCGCCATACCGACAGGCGCGACCGTGCATGTGCCGCTCAATAATCTGAGCTACATCGACCATTCATGCCTGGAGTTGCTGGAAGAGTGGGGCCGGGCGAATGCCAGCAAGGGTTCGAAGCTGCTGATCGAATCCCATGGGCTCAAGCGCAGGCTGGAAGGCCGGTTGCGCACCACGGTGGGGGTTGGCGCAGCCTCTACCTGA
- a CDS encoding HU family DNA-binding protein, giving the protein MRKPDLAAAIAEKADLTKEQANRVLNAVLEEITGALHRKDSVTLVGFGTFLQRHRGARTGKNPQTGEPVKIKASNTVAFKPGKSLKDSVNP; this is encoded by the coding sequence ATGCGTAAACCAGACCTCGCCGCCGCCATCGCGGAAAAAGCAGACCTCACCAAAGAACAAGCCAATCGCGTCCTCAACGCCGTTCTCGAAGAAATCACGGGCGCCCTGCACCGCAAGGACAGCGTCACCCTGGTCGGCTTCGGCACCTTCCTGCAGCGCCACCGCGGTGCCCGCACCGGCAAAAACCCACAAACCGGTGAGCCGGTGAAGATCAAGGCCAGCAACACCGTTGCCTTCAAACCAGGCAAGTCGCTGAAGGACAGCGTTAATCCGTAA